A region of Beijerinckia sp. 28-YEA-48 DNA encodes the following proteins:
- a CDS encoding TonB-dependent receptor: MDIPARAMTAAAIIAAAPVAPALAQQAGSSALPSVTVDAPQQRARPAAVQATQRPSRAAAAQRRRAPRATVAAPVIAAPNPAGAGAPTVPVEADANPYAQPGVPYKVNRLASQKFVEPIVNQPRTITVLSKEVLADKGATSLRDVVRSTPGLTLGTGEGGNAFGDRILIRGFDARSDIFIDGVRDPSIGIRENFNVEQIEILKGPASSFAGRGTAGGALNLVTKKATDESFRRVDATFGNGRTKRGTIDINQVITPEWAVRMNVMGQKSGVAGRDFVEDDRHGVSLSTTFKPSDRLKFVADYTYVHFDGLPDWGVPYNRTALTPWTETGVRRSNYYGLVNRDFQRYTTSAGSFSAEAKLTDWITLNSRFRAGKSILDYVATPPESVNTSNPNPLLWTTQGNPKSRYQRTNFYTNQTDVTFKYDTGGVRNTTIAGVEYSREETMRDSYTGLASEAFPSPTTATGSYTFNLFNPYNSAPFPNAPQRAFAPTAINIDTKAAYIIHNANYNDYIIVNAGVRYDDYTVALQPPLAAIPAQQQPRLSRHDGLVNYNAGITFKPLPNGSIYAAIATSSNPVGADVDGGANDYGGLVAGNVAAGPERNTALEVGTKWEFFNQKLLATAALFQTTKDNAREQINATTVVGSGAYRIRGIELGLNGKITDDWSIYGGLVLMDSKVTKTAIAANLGKQLANVAHQSFNLMTKYKINQYFEVGGQATYISKQYGGTLAATTGNVLPSSWKFDVFADVHISKMFALKFAVYNIFDSRVYDGFYRSNVPFTYIAPGRLATVTATMKF; the protein is encoded by the coding sequence ATGGATATTCCGGCGCGCGCCATGACTGCGGCCGCGATTATTGCTGCAGCACCTGTGGCTCCGGCCCTGGCGCAGCAGGCCGGAAGCTCGGCCTTGCCCTCCGTCACTGTTGACGCACCCCAGCAGCGCGCCCGTCCGGCTGCCGTGCAGGCGACCCAGCGTCCGAGCCGTGCCGCAGCCGCGCAGCGCCGGCGTGCGCCGCGCGCCACGGTGGCCGCTCCGGTCATCGCTGCGCCTAATCCTGCGGGCGCCGGCGCGCCGACCGTCCCCGTTGAGGCTGATGCCAATCCTTATGCCCAGCCGGGCGTGCCCTATAAGGTGAACCGGCTGGCCTCGCAGAAGTTCGTCGAGCCGATCGTCAACCAGCCGCGCACCATCACGGTCCTTTCCAAGGAAGTCCTGGCCGACAAGGGCGCGACGTCGTTGCGCGATGTCGTCCGTTCGACCCCTGGTCTGACGCTCGGCACCGGCGAAGGCGGCAATGCTTTCGGTGACCGTATCCTGATCCGCGGCTTCGATGCCCGTTCCGACATCTTCATTGACGGCGTGCGCGATCCCTCGATCGGCATTCGTGAAAACTTCAATGTCGAGCAAATCGAAATTCTCAAGGGGCCGGCCTCGAGCTTCGCCGGTCGCGGCACTGCCGGTGGCGCGCTCAATCTCGTCACCAAGAAGGCGACCGATGAGAGCTTTCGCCGCGTCGATGCCACGTTCGGCAATGGCCGGACCAAGCGCGGTACGATCGATATCAATCAGGTGATCACGCCCGAATGGGCTGTGCGCATGAACGTGATGGGTCAGAAGTCCGGCGTTGCCGGCCGCGATTTTGTCGAAGACGATCGGCATGGCGTCTCGCTGTCGACGACTTTCAAGCCAAGCGATCGGCTGAAGTTCGTTGCCGACTACACCTATGTCCACTTCGATGGCTTGCCCGATTGGGGCGTCCCGTACAATCGCACAGCTTTGACGCCGTGGACCGAAACCGGCGTTCGCCGCAGCAACTACTATGGCCTCGTCAACCGCGACTTCCAGCGCTACACGACGTCCGCTGGCTCTTTCTCCGCCGAAGCGAAGTTGACCGACTGGATCACGCTGAACTCGCGCTTCCGCGCTGGCAAGTCGATCCTTGATTATGTCGCGACGCCGCCAGAATCGGTTAACACCAGCAATCCCAATCCGCTGCTGTGGACCACTCAAGGCAACCCGAAAAGCCGCTATCAGCGCACGAACTTCTACACCAATCAGACGGATGTGACCTTCAAGTACGATACTGGCGGCGTACGCAACACGACGATCGCCGGTGTCGAATATTCACGCGAAGAGACCATGCGTGATAGCTATACCGGCTTGGCATCGGAGGCGTTCCCGTCGCCGACGACCGCAACTGGCTCGTATACGTTCAACCTCTTCAATCCTTATAACAGCGCGCCGTTCCCGAACGCGCCGCAGCGCGCATTCGCGCCGACGGCGATCAATATCGATACCAAGGCCGCCTATATCATCCACAACGCCAACTATAATGATTACATCATTGTGAATGCTGGCGTGCGTTACGACGACTACACAGTTGCTCTCCAGCCACCGCTGGCGGCCATTCCCGCGCAACAGCAGCCGCGGTTGTCGCGTCATGACGGCCTCGTCAACTACAATGCCGGCATCACCTTCAAGCCTCTGCCGAACGGCAGCATCTATGCGGCGATCGCGACATCGTCCAACCCGGTTGGCGCTGACGTTGACGGTGGCGCCAACGACTACGGCGGTCTCGTTGCTGGCAACGTTGCGGCCGGCCCAGAGCGCAATACGGCGCTTGAAGTCGGCACCAAGTGGGAGTTCTTCAATCAGAAGCTGCTCGCCACCGCAGCCTTGTTCCAGACAACCAAGGACAACGCGCGTGAGCAGATCAATGCTACAACTGTCGTAGGCTCGGGCGCTTACCGTATCCGGGGCATCGAGCTCGGCCTGAACGGCAAGATCACCGATGATTGGAGCATCTACGGCGGTCTCGTCTTGATGGACTCGAAGGTGACGAAGACGGCGATCGCGGCGAATCTCGGCAAGCAGCTCGCCAACGTTGCGCATCAGTCGTTCAACCTGATGACGAAATACAAGATCAACCAGTATTTCGAAGTCGGCGGCCAGGCGACGTATATCTCGAAACAGTATGGCGGCACGCTCGCAGCGACTACCGGCAACGTCTTGCCGTCCTCGTGGAAGTTCGACGTCTTTGCTGACGTCCACATCAGTAAGATGTTCGCGCTGAAGTTCGCCGTCTACAATATATTCGACTCGCGCGTGTATGACGGTTTCTACCGCAGCAATGTGCCGTTCACGTATATCGCGCCTGGACGTCTGGCGACGGTGACCGCGACGATGAAGTTCTGA
- a CDS encoding TRAP transporter substrate-binding protein, with the protein MSATRRRLLAGAASLPLAAPAIVRAQTPIVWRMATSWTKGLPGPGVSADRLAERITTMSGGRLRIDVFPAGAIVPAFGVFDGVASGAVEMGHTASFFWDGLLPGAAFFTTAPFGLGPLAHQTWIEHRGGQQLWDELYRPRGVRGLLAGNTGPSMGGWFRKPIESSRDVAGMRIRVSGMGGEVYAAMGATPQNIPPGDIYTSLEKGAIDAVEILAPVNDLPLGLHRIAPFYYMPGFNKPNGAGEALISLSAFAKLPIDLQRIIETACAAEHSAGLAEAEQLNAIAIVELARLGAKITPFPADFIKDAREKTAIVLDNKAKASPLTAKIVASYRDALSAGGAWSRVEAYMEQALRAP; encoded by the coding sequence ATGTCCGCCACACGACGACGCCTCCTCGCCGGCGCCGCCAGCCTGCCACTTGCCGCACCAGCCATCGTGCGCGCGCAGACACCGATCGTCTGGCGCATGGCGACGTCCTGGACGAAAGGCCTGCCCGGCCCTGGCGTCTCCGCCGATCGACTGGCCGAGCGCATCACGACGATGAGCGGCGGCCGGTTGCGCATCGACGTTTTTCCCGCCGGCGCCATCGTGCCCGCCTTCGGCGTCTTCGATGGCGTCGCCTCCGGTGCCGTCGAAATGGGCCATACGGCCTCTTTCTTCTGGGACGGTCTATTACCCGGCGCAGCCTTCTTCACCACCGCGCCGTTTGGCCTGGGCCCCCTCGCCCATCAGACTTGGATTGAACATCGCGGCGGCCAACAGCTTTGGGATGAGCTTTACCGGCCGCGCGGCGTGCGTGGCCTGCTTGCCGGCAATACCGGGCCGTCGATGGGTGGCTGGTTCCGCAAGCCTATCGAAAGCAGCCGTGATGTCGCCGGCATGCGCATCCGCGTTTCCGGCATGGGTGGCGAAGTCTATGCCGCCATGGGCGCGACACCGCAAAATATTCCGCCTGGCGACATCTATACGTCACTGGAAAAGGGCGCCATCGACGCGGTGGAAATTCTAGCGCCGGTGAACGATCTGCCGCTTGGCCTGCACCGCATCGCCCCCTTCTATTACATGCCCGGTTTCAACAAACCGAATGGCGCCGGTGAAGCGCTGATCTCCCTCTCGGCCTTCGCCAAATTGCCGATCGATCTACAGCGCATCATCGAGACCGCCTGCGCCGCCGAACATTCCGCTGGCCTTGCGGAAGCTGAACAGCTGAATGCGATTGCCATAGTCGAACTCGCAAGGCTCGGCGCCAAGATCACGCCCTTCCCGGCCGACTTCATCAAGGACGCGCGCGAGAAAACAGCCATCGTCCTCGACAACAAGGCGAAGGCCAGCCCTCTGACGGCCAAGATCGTCGCATCCTATCGCGACGCGCTGAGCGCGGGTGGCGCCTGGTCGCGGGTCGAGGCCTATATGGAACAGGCGTTGCGCGCGCCATAA